The DNA sequence AAAAAAATTGAATATCCGTATTAATCCTGGTAATTATTTTTCTTCATATGGATTGGGATTACTTTTTGCCTTAGGTTGGTCGCCATGCGTAGGACCTATTTTGGCTTCTGTTGTAATGTATGCTTCACAGTCGAAAACAATGAGTACAGGAGTTTTTTATCTCATAATATATTCTTTAGGAATGGGAATTCCATTTTTAATATTTGGATTTTTATTAGAGTATTTTATGAAATTTGTAGATAAAATAAATAAATATGGAAAAGTAGTAGAGATAGTTAGTGGATTAATATTAATTTTAATGGGATTAGTTCTATTTTTTAATAAATTAGGAGCAATATCTTCATTATAAAAAGGTGAGTCTTAATGGAAAGATATAAAAAATTATATATTAAATTGGAAGAAGCAAATATAAAAGGGCTAGGAGAAAAAACTATAGAGAAATTAAACAAAATTAAAGTAATTACAGTAAAAGATTTATTATATAATTTTCCAAGAGGATATGAAGATAGAAGAAATATAAAAAAAATATCTAATGTTAGAGTTGGAGAATTTGTTACTTTAAGAGGAATTATATTAACAGGAGAATTAATCAGAACTAGGA is a window from the Haliovirga abyssi genome containing:
- a CDS encoding cytochrome c biogenesis CcdA family protein produces the protein MDGMTNLSLLLVFGAGIASFFSPCTLPLIPVYLSYISGIGAKELNNKKRFKIFFHTLSFILGFTTIFVIIEIGAIYFANIFSKVISNDITYKIAGTLVIVLGIHMTGIFKIKQISQEKKLNIRINPGNYFSSYGLGLLFALGWSPCVGPILASVVMYASQSKTMSTGVFYLIIYSLGMGIPFLIFGFLLEYFMKFVDKINKYGKVVEIVSGLILILMGLVLFFNKLGAISSL